The following are from one region of the Candidatus Poribacteria bacterium genome:
- a CDS encoding T9SS type A sorting domain-containing protein, which translates to MHTHIKTNFLFYTFTLFLCFNFFFLMNTDAQDDGALITASASDNYTFETIDVPSVDFLALTASSDFEDYAGYTKSADGEKEVAFTLIDGVFTIYDFPGSQNTYFFALANNGNAAGHYQDSDGLFHGIVLENGELREYNFPDAVQTEIYGISDATGKLTGNFTDASGVRRGFSGAEIIEVPGASETYADFVNSSGGMVGSYVDADGLYQPYVRTPTGRFVSLDLSQAANLEYFFVHGINDARVVVARTKRIDDLPGTLVGTFQKGLQRFKVPDSVSTEGYNINQDGSIVGNYKSADGKTHGFIARPITDTATQVDDQSTPTPDNLNYTFESIDVPGVDFLAVTASSDFEDYADYTKSADGETEVAFTLIDGVFTTYDFPGSQKTHFYALGNDGQAAGHYQDSDGRYHGVVLENGEFQQYDFPGAVETQIYGISDATGALTGNFTDASGVRRGFSGDEIVEFPEASATYADFINASGRMVGSYVDADGLYHPYVHNPDGRFISLDLPQAEQFEYFFVHGINDVGTLVGRSKRLADVPRTSVGSLQHGLRPLLFPGSVSTEGWNINQDGSVVGHYDSPDGRRHGFIAKPVDAAVSTHFGNTYTVTLSKGLNMLSVPLAPPKPMTAKSLVAMTGATTIITLDAAKQHFVAWTPGAPNDGFPIEGGQGYIVNVPETRNFAFVGAPWTDPTEAAAASPAISTEIAQEAWAFVVSGHLQGKPAFDGYTVSVRNLRTNSIITAAVQGDYFAAATADLRRQSVVQVGDVVELRVIGPDGNFESQPLSFTVTPENIANAVLSLRLDEIGRPHQNLLLQNYPNPFNPETWIPYQLAEDTSVSVSIYDTTGKLVRTLSLGFQSAGFYNSRERAAYWDGRNTLGERVASGIYFYQLTTPSFQQTRRLVIVK; encoded by the coding sequence ATGCACACGCATATAAAAACCAACTTTTTGTTTTACACATTTACGTTGTTTCTATGCTTCAATTTCTTTTTCCTAATGAACACCGATGCACAAGACGATGGTGCACTTATTACCGCGTCCGCCAGTGACAACTACACATTTGAGACGATCGACGTTCCAAGTGTAGATTTTTTAGCACTCACAGCAAGTAGTGACTTTGAGGATTACGCCGGCTACACAAAAAGTGCCGATGGTGAAAAAGAGGTCGCCTTTACCCTCATTGATGGCGTTTTTACCATCTATGATTTTCCTGGATCACAGAACACTTATTTCTTCGCGCTCGCTAATAACGGCAACGCTGCCGGACATTACCAAGATAGCGACGGTCTTTTCCACGGGATCGTCTTGGAAAATGGTGAGTTGCGGGAATACAATTTTCCGGATGCCGTCCAGACGGAGATCTATGGTATTAGTGACGCGACAGGGAAACTGACGGGTAATTTCACAGATGCCTCTGGCGTGCGCCGTGGATTCTCAGGGGCTGAAATCATTGAGGTACCCGGGGCATCGGAAACTTATGCCGATTTTGTGAATTCGAGCGGCGGTATGGTCGGCAGCTACGTAGATGCTGACGGTCTATATCAACCTTATGTGCGCACCCCGACGGGCAGGTTTGTATCTCTCGACCTTTCACAAGCCGCGAATCTGGAATACTTTTTTGTCCACGGTATCAACGATGCAAGGGTTGTCGTTGCCCGAACCAAACGGATAGATGATCTCCCAGGCACCCTTGTCGGCACATTCCAAAAGGGGTTACAGAGATTTAAGGTGCCGGACAGCGTTAGCACGGAAGGCTATAATATTAATCAGGACGGCTCTATCGTCGGAAACTATAAATCAGCGGATGGCAAAACACACGGGTTTATTGCCAGACCCATAACGGATACCGCTACGCAAGTTGATGATCAATCCACTCCGACACCCGACAACCTCAACTATACGTTTGAGAGTATTGATGTGCCGGGTGTAGACTTTTTAGCGGTGACGGCGAGTTCTGACTTTGAAGATTACGCCGATTATACAAAAAGTGCAGATGGTGAAACAGAAGTCGCCTTTACGCTCATTGATGGCGTTTTTACCACCTACGATTTCCCGGGCTCACAGAAAACTCACTTTTATGCCCTCGGTAATGATGGACAAGCCGCCGGACACTACCAAGATAGCGATGGACGCTACCATGGGGTCGTCTTAGAAAATGGTGAGTTCCAGCAATACGATTTTCCGGGTGCCGTCGAAACGCAGATATACGGTATCAGCGATGCAACGGGAGCACTGACAGGTAATTTTACGGACGCTTCTGGCGTGCGACGCGGATTTTCAGGAGACGAAATAGTTGAGTTTCCAGAAGCATCAGCAACTTATGCCGATTTCATAAACGCGAGCGGTCGGATGGTAGGTAGTTACGTAGATGCTGACGGTCTATATCATCCTTATGTCCATAACCCAGATGGCAGGTTCATATCTCTTGACCTTCCACAAGCCGAACAGTTTGAATACTTTTTTGTCCACGGTATCAACGATGTCGGCACGCTCGTTGGGAGATCCAAACGTTTAGCGGATGTCCCGCGCACTTCTGTCGGTTCACTCCAGCACGGGTTGCGTCCATTACTGTTTCCGGGTAGCGTTAGCACGGAAGGGTGGAATATCAATCAGGACGGCTCTGTCGTTGGACACTACGACTCACCCGATGGACGCAGACACGGATTTATCGCAAAACCCGTTGATGCGGCAGTAAGCACGCATTTTGGCAACACCTACACCGTTACGCTCTCTAAAGGTCTAAACATGCTTTCTGTGCCATTGGCACCTCCAAAACCGATGACTGCCAAGTCGCTGGTCGCCATGACAGGCGCAACAACTATCATCACGCTTGATGCCGCAAAACAGCATTTTGTCGCATGGACACCCGGCGCACCTAATGACGGTTTCCCAATTGAAGGTGGACAAGGCTACATCGTCAATGTCCCAGAAACCCGAAACTTCGCTTTCGTCGGCGCACCTTGGACGGATCCAACCGAGGCGGCTGCAGCATCACCTGCTATATCTACAGAGATAGCACAGGAAGCCTGGGCATTCGTTGTCAGCGGACACTTGCAAGGGAAACCCGCTTTTGACGGCTACACCGTAAGCGTCCGAAACCTGAGAACAAATAGCATCATAACCGCTGCGGTGCAAGGCGATTACTTCGCTGCGGCAACTGCCGATCTGAGGCGGCAGAGCGTCGTTCAGGTTGGAGACGTGGTTGAATTGCGCGTCATCGGTCCCGATGGCAACTTTGAATCACAACCCCTCAGTTTTACAGTGACCCCTGAGAACATCGCAAATGCCGTGTTGTCCCTCAGACTTGATGAGATTGGTAGACCGCATCAGAATCTCCTGTTGCAGAACTATCCGAACCCGTTTAACCCGGAGACGTGGATTCCCTATCAACTCGCGGAAGATACTTCTGTATCGGTATCCATTTACGATACAACGGGTAAATTGGTTCGCACACTTTCGCTCGGTTTTCAATCCGCAGGTTTCTATAACAGTCGCGAGCGTGCTGCGTATTGGGATGGACGCAATACCCTTGGGGAACGCGTTGCGAGTGGTATCTATTTTTACCAGTTGACGACACCCTCGTTCCAGCAAACACGCCGACTTGTCATTGTAAAGTAG
- the hemW gene encoding radical SAM family heme chaperone HemW, with amino-acid sequence MKNKTAASVYIHIPFCATKCYYCAFNTYTFHKEQAKAYLQALQTEMELYTSEADALQTIFIGGGTPSILSANALAQLFADIHQNFGITPNAEITVECNPGTIDAEKLSVMRENGVNRLSFGLQAMQDETLKQLGRIHTISEFMESYHLAREHGFENINIDLIFALPEQTMAAWHHTLNEVIALEPEHISAYNLVMEAETPFYEQWQAGELHLPSEDTEADMFQYTIKTLKAYGYTHYEICNFARPNHFAKHNLVYWNNQPCIGLGAGACGYVNGTRYTNIRGIAPYIKALSKRSKPIADTERLTGNAEKAETLMLALRKREGISLEAYRNRFGEEIETAFGRILKKWIDTELLERTPTHLRLTARGLFLANEVFVELM; translated from the coding sequence TTGAAGAATAAAACCGCTGCTTCCGTCTACATTCATATCCCATTTTGCGCGACGAAATGCTATTACTGCGCCTTCAATACCTATACTTTCCATAAAGAACAGGCAAAAGCATACCTACAGGCACTCCAAACAGAAATGGAACTATATACCTCGGAAGCCGACGCACTCCAAACGATTTTCATAGGCGGTGGCACCCCCTCTATTCTCTCCGCAAACGCCTTGGCACAACTATTCGCCGATATACACCAGAATTTCGGTATAACCCCCAACGCTGAAATCACTGTTGAGTGTAATCCAGGAACTATTGATGCCGAAAAGCTTAGTGTCATGCGCGAAAACGGGGTCAATCGACTCAGTTTCGGTCTACAGGCGATGCAGGACGAAACCTTAAAACAGTTGGGCAGAATCCACACCATCTCGGAATTTATGGAGAGTTATCATCTCGCACGTGAACACGGCTTTGAGAACATCAACATCGACCTCATCTTCGCACTCCCCGAACAAACCATGGCAGCGTGGCATCATACCCTAAACGAAGTCATCGCACTTGAACCCGAACACATCTCAGCCTATAACCTCGTCATGGAGGCGGAAACCCCATTTTATGAACAGTGGCAAGCCGGAGAACTCCACCTCCCCTCCGAGGACACCGAAGCCGATATGTTCCAATACACAATCAAAACATTGAAGGCGTACGGATACACGCATTATGAGATCTGCAACTTCGCCAGACCGAACCACTTTGCAAAACACAATCTCGTCTATTGGAACAATCAACCCTGTATCGGACTCGGTGCAGGGGCATGCGGCTATGTCAATGGGACCCGTTATACCAATATCCGAGGCATTGCACCTTACATCAAAGCACTCTCCAAACGCAGCAAACCCATCGCCGATACCGAACGCTTGACAGGAAACGCTGAAAAGGCAGAAACCCTCATGCTCGCCCTCCGTAAGCGAGAAGGCATCTCTCTCGAAGCCTACCGAAACCGTTTCGGTGAAGAAATAGAAACCGCATTTGGGCGCATCCTCAAGAAATGGATAGATACAGAATTACTGGAACGCACACCCACGCATCTCCGCCTCACCGCCCGCGGCCTTTTCCTCGCAAACGAGGTTTTTGTGGAATTGATGTAA
- a CDS encoding zinc-binding dehydrogenase codes for MQTGKVAVFTQAHTPMEFREYPIPSVTADDMLVRIRMANICGSDLHFWRGRGPKIESGIPQVLGHEMIGTIEAMGRNISTDSTGQPLTEGDRIAYSYYKPCQRCWMCLNGKPGCPDRYRDWLGVSSEQPPHFHGAYGEYYYMKRGHWVFKVPDELSDALVSPINCALSEVIYGLNQIGITLGDTVVIQGAGGLGLYATAVAREMGAGKIIVLDRLPARLTLAREFGADETLNVDEIDMSARVEFVLDQTDGIGADLVAEFVGSPRVLAEGIDMLRWGGRYLWIGNINLGFPTEIDPGNIVRCSKAIRGVIVYEPWVIPRALDFLCRTRDRYPFHKIISDTFPFSDINEAFSYADSGEAIRVGLEFEE; via the coding sequence ATGCAAACGGGAAAAGTTGCTGTCTTCACACAAGCACACACACCGATGGAATTTCGCGAATACCCGATTCCATCTGTCACGGCGGACGATATGCTCGTCCGAATCCGTATGGCGAATATCTGCGGTTCCGACCTACACTTTTGGCGCGGACGCGGACCCAAAATCGAGAGCGGCATCCCGCAAGTCCTCGGACACGAAATGATTGGCACGATTGAAGCCATGGGACGCAACATCTCAACCGATAGCACCGGACAACCCTTAACCGAAGGGGACCGTATCGCTTACTCCTATTACAAGCCGTGCCAACGCTGCTGGATGTGCCTCAACGGAAAACCCGGATGCCCAGACCGCTATCGAGATTGGCTCGGTGTCTCCAGCGAACAACCCCCGCACTTCCACGGGGCTTATGGCGAATACTACTATATGAAACGCGGGCATTGGGTTTTCAAAGTCCCTGATGAACTCTCAGACGCACTCGTGTCCCCAATCAACTGTGCCTTGTCCGAAGTTATTTACGGTCTCAATCAGATTGGTATCACGCTCGGCGATACTGTCGTCATTCAAGGTGCAGGTGGACTCGGACTCTACGCAACTGCCGTCGCCAGAGAGATGGGTGCCGGGAAGATTATCGTACTCGACCGCTTGCCTGCGCGCCTCACACTCGCACGGGAATTTGGTGCCGACGAAACACTCAACGTCGATGAGATTGATATGAGTGCACGCGTCGAGTTCGTGCTTGACCAGACAGATGGTATCGGGGCAGACTTAGTCGCCGAGTTCGTCGGCTCCCCGCGCGTGCTCGCTGAAGGCATAGATATGCTCCGATGGGGTGGACGCTACCTTTGGATCGGCAACATTAATCTCGGATTCCCGACAGAGATTGATCCGGGAAACATCGTCCGGTGTAGCAAAGCGATTCGCGGCGTGATTGTCTACGAACCGTGGGTCATCCCGCGCGCCCTCGATTTTCTATGCCGAACACGCGACAGGTATCCCTTCCACAAAATCATCTCCGATACCTTCCCATTTAGCGACATCAACGAAGCCTTCTCTTACGCCGATAGTGGAGAGGCAATCCGGGTTGGATTGGAATTTGAAGAATAA
- a CDS encoding T9SS type A sorting domain-containing protein gives MNHHIKMKFFLSICLIICFISHTVAQVSTETPIADYTFETIEVPGVDFLEVSASNDFGDYAGNTRSPDGKKTIGFTLIDGVFTTYDFPGSLNTFFYALDNAGKAAGHYKDIDGLYHGVILKDGELRQYDFPGAAETHIYGLSDETGALSGNIVDETGVTHAFSGDMTITFPGAVNTYGDFVNAAGAVVGSYVDADGIPHGFIRNPDGSFTTIDLPKMPNLEFLFVNTITDFGVIGFRAKAVNDILRSYILLPDGTLYEVRLPGSISTVVRNVNQDGSIIGYYDLADGRRLGFIGRPTPQPGGEDFGSIFSMHLSKGLNMLSVPLKPTVHMTARSLAVKIDATTVITLDPATQQFVAWTPNAPDDGFPIEGAKGYIANLPEARDVVFTGTAWMYQTQSAAAPLVIRHQAWAFVVSGYLEGRQHLDGYLVTVRNLRTGALMETRVRDSYFAAATADLNRRSVVELGDTLALTVSDTHGNIVSEKFIFTVNATDLANAVLNVTLDGIGVPKQSLLLQNYPNPFNPETWIPYRLAEAGPVSLSIYNATGERIRTLSLGYQSAGFYQNQGRAAYWDGRNALSEPVASGVYFYQLVTPSFQQTRRMLILK, from the coding sequence ATGAATCACCATATAAAAATGAAATTTTTCTTGTCTATATGTCTAATTATCTGCTTCATAAGTCATACCGTTGCACAAGTTAGCACCGAAACACCGATTGCAGATTACACCTTTGAGACGATTGAAGTCCCAGGCGTCGATTTTCTGGAGGTGAGTGCAAGCAACGACTTCGGAGACTACGCAGGGAACACCCGGAGTCCTGACGGAAAGAAAACCATCGGCTTCACATTGATAGACGGTGTTTTCACTACATACGATTTTCCGGGTTCCCTCAACACCTTTTTCTATGCACTCGACAACGCTGGAAAAGCAGCCGGACACTACAAAGATATAGATGGACTTTACCACGGTGTTATCCTGAAAGATGGCGAACTCCGCCAATACGATTTCCCCGGTGCAGCCGAAACCCACATCTACGGGCTTAGTGACGAAACAGGGGCACTGAGTGGTAACATCGTCGATGAAACCGGTGTCACCCATGCCTTCTCAGGGGATATGACAATTACATTCCCTGGTGCAGTCAACACTTATGGGGACTTCGTCAACGCCGCAGGGGCTGTCGTCGGCAGCTACGTGGATGCCGATGGAATACCGCATGGGTTCATACGTAACCCCGACGGTAGTTTCACCACTATTGACCTTCCAAAAATGCCGAATCTTGAATTCCTATTTGTGAACACCATTACCGATTTCGGTGTTATCGGTTTCAGGGCAAAAGCTGTAAATGATATTCTCCGGTCCTATATCCTCCTGCCAGATGGCACCCTCTATGAAGTGCGGCTCCCAGGCAGTATTAGCACGGTCGTCCGAAATGTTAATCAGGATGGAAGTATTATCGGCTATTATGACTTAGCAGACGGACGCAGGCTCGGATTCATCGGCAGACCGACACCACAACCTGGCGGAGAAGATTTTGGCAGTATTTTCTCTATGCACCTCTCTAAAGGTTTGAACATGTTGTCTGTACCGTTGAAACCGACTGTCCACATGACAGCGCGTTCACTTGCAGTAAAGATAGACGCGACAACGGTCATTACGCTTGATCCTGCAACCCAGCAGTTTGTAGCATGGACACCCAATGCACCCGACGACGGATTTCCAATCGAAGGGGCAAAAGGATATATCGCCAATTTACCAGAGGCGCGCGACGTTGTCTTTACCGGCACAGCGTGGATGTACCAGACGCAGAGTGCTGCTGCACCCCTTGTAATCCGCCATCAGGCATGGGCATTCGTTGTTAGTGGGTATTTAGAAGGTAGGCAGCACCTTGACGGATACCTCGTCACAGTCCGAAACCTCCGAACCGGTGCCCTGATGGAAACTCGGGTCCGCGATAGTTACTTCGCCGCTGCCACTGCTGATCTTAATCGTCGCAGTGTCGTCGAGTTGGGGGATACCTTGGCATTAACCGTGAGCGATACACATGGAAATATCGTCTCAGAAAAATTTATTTTCACCGTGAACGCTACCGACCTTGCAAATGCTGTTTTAAATGTGACACTTGACGGCATCGGTGTCCCGAAACAGAGTCTGCTCTTACAGAACTACCCGAACCCGTTCAACCCTGAGACATGGATTCCCTATCGCCTTGCAGAAGCAGGTCCGGTGTCGCTATCCATCTACAATGCAACAGGTGAACGCATCCGAACGCTCTCGCTCGGCTATCAGTCGGCAGGCTTTTACCAGAATCAAGGTCGCGCAGCTTATTGGGATGGACGTAATGCGTTGAGTGAACCTGTGGCAAGTGGTGTCTATTTCTATCAATTGGTAACGCCATCTTTCCAGCAGACACGGCGAATGCTTATTTTAAAGTAG
- a CDS encoding threonine synthase: MVRDSYIYPNPQVPAALSLWRYREALPIDAETEIVTLGEGMTPLVPLDADRPEHLVKLDYLCPTGSYKDRGAAVLLTHLKALGVETVVEDSSGNAGAAIAAYSARAGIRCTIYCPASTSKGKLRQISAYGAELKLVEGNRMATTEAVKLAAETTCYASHNWHPFFLEGTKTLAYEIVEQLGGRAPTHVLCPVGFGSIYLGLYIGFRELQAQGVIDSVPRLLGVQPDVCCPIYNAYLKNTTSISRMKQTGETLAEGITAELPIRGDIILEALRSTNGAFTTVDDVDVKSGIKTLATKGIYVEPTSAVVVEAYKKFQQANIIQSGDLTVSILTGIGLKATSTLKA; encoded by the coding sequence TTGGTCAGGGATTCGTACATTTATCCGAACCCACAGGTCCCTGCAGCGCTGTCCCTGTGGCGGTACCGCGAGGCACTCCCGATTGATGCAGAGACAGAGATTGTCACACTCGGTGAAGGTATGACCCCGTTGGTTCCACTCGATGCTGACAGACCTGAACACCTCGTCAAACTGGACTACCTCTGCCCAACGGGTTCCTACAAAGACCGGGGAGCAGCTGTCCTACTCACGCATCTCAAGGCACTCGGAGTCGAGACAGTGGTCGAAGATTCATCGGGCAATGCGGGTGCGGCAATCGCGGCATACAGCGCAAGAGCAGGCATCCGATGCACCATCTACTGCCCAGCGTCGACTTCAAAAGGGAAACTGAGGCAGATTTCTGCCTACGGTGCCGAGTTAAAACTCGTGGAAGGAAACCGAATGGCGACAACGGAAGCCGTAAAACTCGCTGCGGAGACGACGTGCTATGCCTCCCATAATTGGCATCCCTTTTTCTTGGAAGGTACGAAAACACTGGCGTATGAAATCGTCGAACAACTCGGTGGGCGTGCGCCTACCCATGTCTTATGTCCTGTCGGGTTCGGGAGTATCTATCTCGGACTCTACATCGGATTCCGTGAATTGCAGGCACAAGGGGTCATTGATAGTGTCCCACGACTCCTCGGCGTTCAGCCCGATGTCTGCTGCCCGATCTACAACGCCTACCTTAAAAACACAACGTCTATTTCAAGAATGAAACAAACTGGAGAAACGCTTGCCGAAGGTATCACCGCAGAACTCCCTATCCGAGGCGACATCATCTTGGAAGCACTTCGCTCGACGAATGGGGCGTTTACTACAGTTGACGACGTAGATGTCAAATCAGGAATAAAAACACTGGCAACCAAAGGGATTTATGTCGAACCTACGTCGGCTGTCGTTGTCGAAGCGTATAAAAAGTTCCAACAGGCAAATATCATTCAAAGTGGTGATTTGACAGTCTCGATTCTCACAGGCATCGGTTTAAAGGCAACAAGCACGCTAAAGGCGTAA
- a CDS encoding Ldh family oxidoreductase — protein MNRPPETFVLVNEERLLNFSTVCFEKAGLTHEHAALISRLLVNSDLRGVRSHGTRTVNRYCRGFENGGLNPRPNIRIIHETPTAVVLDGNGTLGYLPMVRATEHAIAKAKEVGIGMGLVRYIGHYGSAGHYARICSEAGCIGFSVQGSRNHGNAGNRDPKPQIGYYGNPPICFAIPSGDEPPVVLDAATCIMADYQRGPEFDALLSMIPAAFFKSIGYTAVAHLLGGGLTGFTQTAPEDTAKWKPPQGGMVLAIDIESVVPFDVFRAEVDRMVHDVRETYEPMPGTDKALLPGAIEIERTEQHRREGIRYGEMEQESAREVSERLGVPLPWDE, from the coding sequence ATGAACAGACCGCCAGAAACTTTTGTTTTAGTCAATGAGGAACGACTCCTCAACTTCTCCACTGTCTGTTTCGAGAAAGCGGGTCTCACACACGAACACGCCGCACTCATCAGCCGTTTGCTCGTCAACTCTGATTTACGAGGTGTCCGTAGTCACGGCACGCGAACTGTTAATAGATATTGCAGAGGCTTTGAAAACGGAGGTCTTAATCCGCGTCCGAATATCCGCATCATTCATGAGACACCAACCGCCGTCGTGCTTGACGGCAACGGCACGCTCGGTTATCTGCCAATGGTGCGTGCCACCGAACATGCCATCGCCAAAGCAAAAGAAGTTGGTATTGGGATGGGACTCGTCCGTTATATTGGGCACTATGGGTCAGCCGGACACTACGCACGTATCTGTAGCGAAGCCGGTTGTATCGGGTTTTCCGTACAGGGATCCCGAAACCACGGCAATGCCGGAAACCGAGACCCCAAACCGCAGATTGGCTATTATGGCAACCCACCGATATGTTTTGCCATCCCTTCTGGCGATGAGCCGCCGGTTGTGTTAGATGCCGCAACTTGTATTATGGCAGACTACCAACGCGGTCCCGAATTCGATGCGCTGCTCTCGATGATCCCCGCGGCTTTCTTCAAAAGCATCGGTTACACCGCTGTGGCACACCTGCTCGGTGGTGGGCTCACAGGCTTCACCCAAACCGCACCCGAAGACACCGCAAAATGGAAACCCCCACAGGGAGGGATGGTACTTGCTATAGATATTGAATCTGTCGTTCCGTTCGATGTGTTCCGCGCAGAAGTTGATCGCATGGTACACGATGTCCGTGAAACTTACGAACCGATGCCGGGAACTGACAAGGCGTTACTACCGGGTGCTATCGAAATAGAGCGGACCGAACAGCATCGTCGTGAAGGTATCCGTTACGGTGAAATGGAACAAGAATCCGCACGCGAGGTTAGTGAACGCTTAGGCGTGCCATTGCCATGGGACGAATAA
- a CDS encoding phosphodiester glycosidase family protein, translating into MTTENRPDFIRLITVCALVLVFILVIGALRAREQPFFRIGATKIDQETLPDTVKRRDELQNDRWHNGFRLLRYWWIGGAAVYVAEMDRTAEDLQFSVELTNNQILGRETVTGVTRRLMNRDVLPLAGVNGSFGIREDNRGRGGMMFNLHIQNGELVSIPILLDRWGYSPPSPWGETSFGVTPDGEFLMDAVQLNGKLRMENGASDPLSINAINQICDSVCPVVLFTPRFGRRTLTRRAYEFTLRQIKLPLTGKYKSRFVVTAVNPRGNSTIPSDGVVLAIEPHLARDWENKIRKSTAGTLEIALTPRKWQSVQHGVGGNLRLVRNGKVEPELMAFGKSRGGTAYRHRNGASRHPRSALGFNDEKLFLIAIDGRQHGYSMGMTLYDMGKFFSELGIKHAINFDGGSSSTLWALGRVANSPAHGYERRIFNVAMIRTRDKQSQ; encoded by the coding sequence ATGACCACAGAAAACAGACCTGACTTCATCCGGTTAATTACGGTGTGTGCGCTTGTGCTCGTTTTTATTTTAGTGATTGGTGCACTACGCGCACGCGAACAGCCGTTCTTTCGGATTGGTGCTACCAAGATAGATCAAGAAACACTTCCTGATACAGTAAAACGGCGCGACGAACTTCAAAATGATCGATGGCACAACGGTTTTCGACTCCTTCGTTATTGGTGGATAGGCGGCGCAGCTGTCTACGTCGCAGAGATGGACCGAACAGCGGAAGACCTGCAATTCAGTGTTGAACTCACTAATAACCAAATCTTAGGTCGCGAAACTGTCACGGGTGTTACAAGACGACTTATGAACAGAGACGTGCTTCCGCTGGCAGGCGTTAATGGGAGCTTCGGCATCCGAGAAGACAATCGGGGACGCGGGGGCATGATGTTTAATTTGCATATCCAAAACGGTGAACTCGTCAGCATTCCGATCCTTCTCGATAGATGGGGGTACTCACCACCATCTCCATGGGGTGAAACAAGTTTCGGCGTTACCCCCGACGGTGAGTTTCTTATGGATGCGGTTCAGTTAAACGGCAAACTGCGTATGGAAAACGGTGCCTCCGACCCGCTTTCGATCAACGCAATTAACCAAATCTGTGATTCGGTGTGTCCTGTGGTGCTGTTCACGCCCCGCTTTGGACGGAGGACCTTAACACGCCGGGCCTATGAATTCACACTTAGACAGATTAAACTTCCGCTGACCGGAAAATATAAAAGCAGATTCGTGGTCACCGCTGTGAATCCGCGCGGCAATAGCACCATCCCATCTGATGGGGTCGTTCTCGCAATTGAACCACACTTGGCACGCGACTGGGAAAACAAAATCAGAAAATCCACAGCAGGAACACTGGAAATTGCCCTTACACCCAGAAAATGGCAAAGCGTTCAGCACGGAGTCGGTGGAAACCTACGACTTGTCCGAAACGGCAAGGTTGAACCCGAACTCATGGCGTTTGGGAAGTCAAGAGGGGGGACTGCCTATCGACACCGTAACGGCGCGTCCCGCCACCCACGCAGTGCCCTCGGATTCAACGACGAAAAACTTTTCCTCATTGCTATTGACGGTAGACAACACGGCTACAGTATGGGGATGACGCTCTACGATATGGGGAAGTTCTTCAGTGAACTCGGCATCAAACATGCCATCAATTTCGACGGCGGAAGCTCCTCAACACTTTGGGCATTAGGACGCGTCGCGAACAGCCCAGCACACGGCTATGAACGCCGTATCTTCAATGTTGCAATGATTCGGACCAGAGATAAACAATCACAATGA